The DNA segment GCAAAGGAGAGGGCGGCGTCGATCCTCGATCAACGCCGCCCTCTCCTTCCTTCTGCCAGCCACTGGGCCGCCCGCCCGTGAGGCGGCGGGCCAGGCTCAATAGGGAACGCGGTCTTCCTTGTTCTTGTACTTCTTCCACACCTCGACAGCCTCCGGCTGCATGATCTGGACGCAGGTGATGGAGCGCTCGCTGACCGGCTTCTTAAGTTCCTGGTAGATCATGCTGTCGTCGAAATCGCCGTATTCCAGCGCGTCCATGTTGGTGGACGCGTAGAAGACGCGCTCGATGCCCGCCCAGTAACAGGCCGCCATGCACATCGGGCAGGGTTCGGCACTGGTATAGAGAGTCGCATTCGTCAGCTTGAAGCTCCCGACCTTTTTGCATGCCTTGCGGATGGCATCGATTTCGCCATGCCAGGTCGGGTCATTCTCCGCAACGACGCGATTGGCCCCCTCACCGATGATCTCGCCGTCCTGCACGATCACGCAGCCGAATACCCCGCCGGCGCTGTCGACCAGCGACGTCTTCTCGGAGAGAGCAATCGCCCGGGTCATGAACTTCTCGTCGTCGGCTGTCATCTTGCGTTCCTTGATTGACTGGAGGGACCTGCACGTCACAGCTTCGCGTGTTCAGGGGAACAACAGCGACAACAAAACCAATTCGCTGGCATAGACCGCAAACAGCACAAGCACGCCCACGCCCTCGATGAGTGCACGGTGCTCGGGAGCGGGCTGCAGCCACCACTTCATGCAGGCGCGCACCAGCCCGACCAGCGGCCAGGATACCAGCGAGACGCTGATCGCATTACCGATGAACGTTGCCGCGGCAATCGGCAGGCCGGCGAGATAGGGGCTGAGAAAACGGATCTCCAGCATCACCACCGGAAACAGCGCCATGAGAACCAGCGCGGTCTGCTTCCATGCCGCGGGCGATGCGCCGGCGCCCGGTGGCGCGAACCATTCCCCGAATCCTGCGGGCAGGCGGTGGCTATGCCAGCGCGATATGTGGGGATCGGACTTGTCGAGCAGAGCCCCACGCTCGGGAGAATTGACCCACGTGTCGAGGGCCTCGGGCGTGGCGAAGCGGACCAGGGTTGTCCAGTAAGGCAAGTCTGCCGAAAGCGGCGCCTGAACCAGGGTTCCCATATAACCGGGGAAACGCGCCTGAACCGCCTGAACGGATTCGGCCCAGGCTAGGAAGTCGGCTTGACGGCCCGGCTCGACATTCGTGGTGATGACCTCGGTCACGGCGGCGACGGCGTGGAAATCGGGTGCCGCCTCCTCCACGAGGTCGTCGACACCGGCCGGCCTCAGTGGCGAGAGCCCGGCGAGTAGCCCGGCACGCGCGGCATCGGCCATCCACGCATCGAGCGCTCCGTGAGAGGTGAAACGCTGGACCACCTGCCAGAGCATCGCGCCCGCATAGGCCGGTATGAACTCGATACTGAGAAAGCCGTCAAAGGATGAGGCATGGCGTGTGAAGGAGGCCTGCCAGTCCGCGAACTGGGGTTCGGCGCCCTCCCGCAATGCGACCCGCGTTGCAACGGCACTGACGGCGGCGCTGGCCAGCTCGGCCGTCATCTTGCTCACTCCAGCACAGTGCGGGCGCCCATGATCTGACGATCATATTGCTTGAAGAAGCGTGCTGAAAGCAAAGTCTTTGTGGACGTCGGCGAGACGTGAAACCCGCCGACAGCCGGTCGCCGCAGCGAACGGCCGAAGCCCGGAGAATCCGGGCTTCGGGGTTGGCAACGTCACGGCATGCCGTTCTTCTGCGCGTGGCCTACAGGTCAGTAAGGCGACACACACTGACGGCGCGGGCCGTTATAGGGCTGGTACGTGTTGTCGTAAGCCCGATAGGAACGGTAGTTGGCCGCACACCAACGAATATGCGCGTTTCCGCTGGGGACGACGTAACGCGCCGGCGGCGGGCTGGCGACCGCCCCGCCGATCGCTCCGCCGATCAGCGCCCCGGCCGCAAAAGCGCCCGCAGGATACCACCAGCCATTGTAGCGCCGGTACCCCGGTCGGTAGTAGTTATAGCCACGATGTCCGTTATAATAATGCCGACCACCGCGATAGTAATAGCCACGAGGTGCACGCACCTGTTCGACATTCGACTGCGGTGTTGATACGGCATTCAGCCCGAGAGGGGCCGCGAATGAGGGAACAGCACTTGACGTTACGGAAACAACCGCCGCCGTTAGCGCAATCATGATCTTCTTCATCGTTTATTCCTCCGAAGATACGATCCATGCTCTGACGTTATCGAGGACAGGATGAATGCGGCCTGAATGGAATTTGTTCCCCGCGTGGCAGGCTCGCGCGTGGCAGGACGCCGCTTTCGAGTGCCGAGGTTCATCGCGCCTTCATCGAGCGGCGACAGTGTAGGTTTGAGGGCCGGAGCAAGTCAGGATGCGTGTTTCGATTGTCATTCCCGCCTATAACGAGACCGGCAACATCGCCCGTCTCGTCGCGGAAACCCTTCAGGTTGTGCCAGACGAATGTCTCGGCGAGATCATCGTCGTCGACGACTTCAGCGACGACGCCACCGGCGACGAGGTGAAGTCGCTTGCCGCCTCCCATGGCGGGCTGCGCTATCTGCGTCACGCCAGCCGTGCCGGTCAGAGCGCGGCGCTACGCACCGGCATCCTCGCCGCGCGCTTCCCGGTCATCGCCACGATGGATGGCGACGGGCAGAACGACCCGGCGGACATCGCCAGCCTGGTGGCTCGGCTCGCGGCGCCGGGCACGGATGGGCCGGCTTTGGTCGGCGGCATTCGCGCCAAGCGCCGCGCCACGGGATCGCGACGCATCGCCTCGATCCTCGCCAACCGCCTGCGCGACTTCCTGCTCAAGGACGACTGCCCGGACACCGGGTGCGGCATCAAGGTGTTCTGGCGCGAGGCCTTTCTGCGCCTGCCCTATTTCTCCGGCATGCATCGCTATTTGCCGGCGCTGTTCATCAGTTACGGCCGCGACGTCGCCTATGCGCCGGTGGGTGACCGTCCGCGCCTTGCGGGCCAGTCGAAATACACCAATTTCGGCCGCGCCCTGATCGGCATTTACGATCTGGTCGGCGTGTCCTGGCTCAGGAGGCGCACCATCGTTCCGCTGATTGCCGAGGACAGCGATGTCGCGATCCCGTTGAGGAACGGGCCCAGCCAGGCAAACGAGGCTATGGTGCCGAGCGTGGACGACAAGGCTCCGACGGGGACACTTTGAGTGCCCAGCCAGTCCGTGGCGATCCCAAGGCCGCGGACAGCGCCGCGTAGAGCACCTGCCGGCAGCGTGAACAGTGCCCGCGCGAAGGCGGTTCTCTGCGCCCGCCAGGCCAGTCCGATCCGGGTAAGTTCGCTCTCCAGCCGCTCATTGCTGAAGGTCTCGGCATAGGCGACGTAGAAGGCGCGCCGCAGCCCCACCGCCAACGTCAGAACCAGCGCCGTCGAAATGGTGATGTCCGACAGGAAATGGGCACCGGCCGCCACCCGGTTCATCGACACGGCCGCCGCCACCAGCCCCAGCAGCACCAGAACCTGCCGCCTCCAGGGGCGTGGCAGGTAGAGCGCTAACGGGATGAGGCATGCGATTGTTGCCGCCTCGCCGGAAACGAACGAGCGATGCGAGAAGATGTGCTCGCCGAACGACCACGCATCGACAAAGGGAAGCTGCCCTCCGAACTCGTCGACATTCTTGGGACGAGGTCGGCCCCAGAAGTTCTTGAGAACGCCGTTCACCAGCAAGGCCGGGCCGAGCAAGTACAGCATCACGAAATACAGCGAGAACCGAGGAGCAAACAGGCTGGGGCGCATCGGATTGAGAAGCTTCAGCAGCAGCACGACGCCGAGCACGATGCCGACCGCGACCGAGACATAGCTTCCTGCATTGCGCAGATCCTGCAGCAGCGCGACCCGGGCCAGTGGAAAGCCTTCGCCCGGCACGTAGAACAGGCGTGACACCGCGAGATCGATCGACGGGGCGATGATGAAGACCGCTGAGATCAGGAATGTCAGATAGACAAAGGTCAACACCCTGTTGTCACGGTAGAATACGCAGAAAAGCGCGCAAACCTCCTTGAACAAAATGCCGCTCCTTCCACCCCATCACGCCCGCGATGAATGGAAAAAGAGGGCACGCCCGTGACGTCGAAATGAAAGGACAATGATGACTGGATGACGTCTTGCGACGACCGGCCTTTCTCGGCAGCGGCCCGAGACTTCATCGAGCGCGGCGGCCTCGCGGCCCCGCGCCGCAGCGGTCAGCTACCGGGTTCGGCCTCCGCCGGCGCGCCGGCGCGCCCGGACCGCTCGCGCAGCACGAAATAGATGTTGCGGCTGTAGATCAGAAGCCCCGCAGCCTGACCGACCATGAACACCGGATCCTGGCGATAGATCGCATAGGCCAGCAGGGTCATCCCTCCGCCCATCGAGAAGCCCCAGAACGCCACGGGAACCACCGAGCGACGTGCCCGCTCACTTGCAATCCACTGCACCAGGAAACGCATGGTGAAGAGAGCCTGCCCGACAAAGCCGATCATCAGCCACGGGGTAAGGGAGAACGTCATGTTGCTCACGGCCCTTTCGTGCCGGCGCCCTGCGGCGCGACGAGGAGATCGAGCGAGAGAAGGCGACCATTGCCAAGATTAACGCCGTTCACCGTATCGAGCGAGCGCGCGGTGCGGCCAAGTTCGGCCATGCGTGCATCGAAACGGGCGCGCTGGCGCGTGTCCACCACGGCCACACGACAGCCCGGTTCGGCAAGAAAGTCGGCGGCCTGCGCGCCATCGCCTGTCAGCGTATTCGTGCCGATGTTGAACAACAGGCTCGCTTCGGAAAAGCCGGACACCATCGCCTGGGGGTGGACGCAATCGACATCCGCCGCAATGGCTGCCGCCAGGCGCGGGGAAACCCACAGTGCCTCGAGCCGCGGCGCGACCACGCCGAAACCGAGCGTGTAGAGCACGACGGCCTGCGCCAGCAGCACACGATAGGCACTCGTCATGCCCGCACCCAGCGCCTGCCACACCACGATGGCCCCGATCGCGGCGGCAAGAAGCGCAAGCGCCACGGCTTCGACCGACACCGCGGCCTCGAACCAATAGAACGCACCCACCAGCCCGACGCCTGCCAGCACGCCGCCAAGAGCCGCCATGACGACCAGGGTGCGCATCCACCAGGATGGCTGGTCGAGCCGCCCGGATGCCAGCGCGGCGCCGGCGAGCAGCGCAATCGCCGGATAGGTTGGCAACGTATAATGCGGCAGCTTGGTCGCCGTGATCTCGAACACAATCCAGAACGGCACGATCCAAGCGAGGCAGAACCGCACCGCCGGCGTGCGCCGGTTGGTCCACACCCACGGCAGCGCGGACACCGCCAGCGCGGCCCCCGGCCAGAAGATGACGAGGAAGGCGGCCAGATGCGCGCCGGGCGGCGCGCCGTGAGACTCCTGCCCTGTCGCCACCTTGCCGAGCAGGTCCTTACCGATCGCCTCGTGGAAGAAGTCCGTGCCGGAGTGCATCGCGATGGCGATCAGCCAGGGCAACACGATGACCAGCATCAACGGCACGCCCAGCACCGGACGTAGCACCCTCAGCCAGCGCCAGTCGCGATCCCACAGCGATACGCCAATCGCGGTAAACGCCGCGAGCATGGGCGCAATCGGCCCCTTGACGAGGATCGCCGCACCCATCGCCCCCCAGAACAACAAGGGCCAGCCAAGCGAGACCTTCTCGCCGCGCGCGACATAGAGCCGTGCCAGGGCCAGCTGACCGGCCACGGCACAGGCAAGCAGCGTGGCGTCGGTCTTGGCGAGCCGCGCCTCGCCGCCGAGGACGACGCAGGCGGCGAGCAGCGCTCCCGCCCAGAAGGCCGCCCGAGCCCCGAAAAGCCGCACCCCTATGGCGTGAGTCAGCAAAATGGCAAGGCAGGCGGCCAGCAGCGAGGGAATGCGGTAGGCCCAGATCGGCGCGTGCGCCCCCAGCCCCGTCAGTTCCACCGCCGTGGACTGCAGCCAGTAGATCCCGATCGGCTTCTTGAAGCGCGGTTCAGCCCCCAGGCGCGGCGTGATGAAGTCGCCGCTTTCCACCATCTGCCGGGTCGCCTGGGCAAACCGTGCCTCGTCGCGGTCGATGACCGGGAGGGTGAAAAAGCCCGGCAGCACACAGGCGAGGAAAAACAGCACCAGAAACAGCCGGGCACGCCAGATACTGGCCTCGCCATCCACGCCAACCAGCGACGAGCGCGGTGCGCGCGCGCCATCGTCGGCCCCCAATCGAGCTGCCTCGCTCATCGCTTCGTTCGACCCCATCGCCCTTCAAAAGCCCGCCACCGGCTTCCTTGCTGGCCTTGCGTGACCACGATGTGACCCTCGCAAGGCGCAATCACGGCAAAACCGGAGGCGAGGCAAGTGGCGAATGGTTACCTCCGCCCTGGTCAGTCCGCGCCGGGGTCGGCGGTCAGGCCCGCGGCCGCGATTCCCGCGCTCGCCGCCGCTTCGTCATTCTCGGATGTGTCGCCGGAAATCCCGACCGCGCCGATCACCGCGCCGCCAGAATCGCGGATCAGCACACCACCGGGCACAGGCACGAGCGCGCCACCGGCAACATGGCTGATCGCCGCAACGAAGAAGGCCTGCTCCTTTGCGCGCTTGAAGATCGAGCGCGAGCCCATGCCCAGCGATAGCGCGCCATAGGCCTTTCCATGGGCTACCTCGAAGCGCTTCAGGCTGGTGCCATCCTCGGTGGCGGCCGCTTTCACCGCGCCGCGGGCGTCGAGCACAACCACCGCCATCGGCTTGAAGTTGCCCTTGCGGCAATGATCCAATGCAGTGGAGAGAATGGTCTGGGCAGCGTTAAGGCTGAGGTCCGGCATGATTTTTTCCTGTCTCGGCTGGCGTCGCTCTGCGCCCCGAATGTCCCTTTCAACAGCCATGCGTCAAGTCTCGCCTTGCCTTCTGTCGGAATTTTTGCATTCATAATTAGTAGTGCGGATTGAGTGTCAGATTCCCATGAGGGGTTTGCGCGGGTCCACGCCGTAACGAGACCGGAAAAAATCCGGCCGTCGAGGAAACCAAAAGGAGCTTGCCATGATCCGCCTCGCGCGAATCGTGTCGGCGGTTGCCGGCACTGTTCTGCTTGCCTCGGTTGCAACTGCAGAACCCATCGAGATCAAACTCGGCCATGTCGGTGAACCCGGCTCCCTGTTCGATCAGACCTCCCAGGAGTTCGCCAAGCGTGCGAACGAGAAGCTCGGCGACAAGGCGAAAGTCGTCGTCTACGGCTCCAGCCAGCTCGGCAATGACGGCGAGCTTCTGAAAAAGCTCAAGCTCGGCACGGTCGATCTGGCCCTGCCCTCCACCGTCATGACCACGGTGGCGCCGGAGTTCGGCGTGTTCGAGATGCCCTATCTGGTCAAGGACCGCGACCACGCCGCGAAGATCCGCGAAGCTGTCATCAACCCGGTGCTGATCCCGATTGCCAAGGAAAAGGGCTACGAGATCCTCGCCACCTGGGAGAACGGCTTCCGCCAGATCACCAACAACACCCGACCGATCGTCAAGCCGGAAGACCTCAAGGGCATCAAGCTGCGCACCCCCAAGGGCGTGTGGCGCGTGCGCATGTTCCAGGCCTATGGCGCAACGCCGAGCCCGATGGCGCTTTCCGAAGTGTTCGTCGCGCTGCAGACTGGCGTGATGGACGGTCAGGAGAACCCGCTGGCCCAGATCTACCCCTCGCGCTTCCAGGAAGTGCAGAAATACCTGTCGATGAGCGGCCACGTGTACACGCCGGCCTACCTCACCGCCGGCCGCAGCTGGTCGCGCCTGCCCCCCGATGTCCAGAAGACCCTCGCCGAGACCGCCATCGAGATGCAGCCCGTCGCTCTCGAGATTGCCGCGAATCTCGACAAGGAACTGCTCGGCAAGCTCAAGGACGCCGGCATGCAGGTGAACGAGGTCGACAAGGCGGCCTTCATCGCCGCGAGCAAGCCGGTCTACGAGCAGTTCGCCGCGGAAGTTCCCGGCGGCCAGAAGCTGATCGACGACTCGCTGGCGCTGGGCAAGGGCTCCTGAGCCCCTCCTTCTTCTGAGCTTCATGGGTTCCCGAGCCTCTCGGGGACCCACTCCTCCAAGTCCGAGAATGAGGCGGGGACGCACGCGCTCGTCCCCGCCAGTCCCGCGACGCCCCGCCGCCCGTCTGACGTGCGGGCGCCCGACGCCACGGCCCATGGAAAACTGACATGCTTGCAATCAAAAGGATCTATGACCGGATCCTGGAAGTGATCGCCGCAGTATTGATGGCGGGATTGACCATCATCATCGTGCTCGGCTTCGTCTTCCGGGCCCTCGGCCTTTCGCTCGTCTGGTATGACGAGATCGCCTCCATCGGCCTCTGCTGGCTGACCTATTACGGCAGCGCGCTCGCGGCACTGCGCGGGGCACATATCGGCTTTCCGGGTATCGTCAACGCATTCCCGCCGGGACTGCGCGTCGCGGCCACCATCTTCGCCGAGATCGTCGTTCTCGCCTTCTTCGGCATTGTCACTGTGACCGGCCTCGAAGTGCTCGACATCCTTCAGGGCGACACGCTCGTCTCCCTTCCCTCCGTTTCCCTTGTCGTGACGCAGTCGGTCATTCCGATCACGGCGGTGCTGATCATCATCGCCGAGCTGTTGCGCTTTCCGGAAGTCCTGGCCGCTGCCCGTGGCGCTGGCTTCGAGGATCACGAACTCAAGGAAGCCCTCGAAACCATCAATGAGCCCTCGTCGGCCAGCACCGGAGCCGCGCGATGACCGGTACCATCGGCTTTATGTTTCTTGGCCTGTTCGGCATGGTTCTTCTGAACGTGCCGATCGCCATCGCGCTCGGCATGGTCGCGGTGATCGCGATCTGGGTGAGCCAGGGCGCCGACATGCTTCCGAACGTGGCGCTCGTCATGTTCGAGGGCGCGACCAACTTCCCGCTGTTGGCGATCCCGCTGTTCATTCTCGCCGGCGGCATCATGAACTCGTCGTCGATCTCGCGGCGCCTGGTCAATCTCGCCTCAGCGATGCTCGGCTTCATCCGTGGCGGCCTCGCCATGGTGACGATCGGCTCGTCCATGTTCTTCGCCGAGATTTCGGGTTCGGCGGTGGCGGGCGTTGCCGCGCTCGGCTCTCTGCTGATCCCGGCGATGAAGAGCCGTGGCTACAGCAAGGAGTTCGCGGCCGCGATTTCCTCGTCCTCGGCCAGCCTCGCGATCATCCTGCCGCCCTCGATCCCGATGATCCTGTACGCCGTCATGGCGCAGGTTTCGGTGGTGAAGATGTTCATCTCCGGTCTTCTGCCCGGCCTGCTGGGCGGCGTAGGACTGGCGGCGGCGAGCTGGTACTACGCGGTCAAGAATGACTTCCCGGTCGAGCAGCGCTTCGCCTGGAGCCGCCTTGCTACCGCCTTCCGCGAGGCGCTTTGGGCGCTGATGCTGCCGGTCATCATTCTCGGCGGCATCTTCGGCGGCTTCGTGACGGCAACCGAGGGCGCGGCCGTGGCGGTGCTCGCCGCGCTGTTCATCTCGATCGTCGTTTACCGCGAGCTGAACTTCAAGGCGCTCTACCGCGCCCTGATCGACAGCGCGCTGCAGACGGCGGTGGTCATGCTGCTGGTCGCCGCATCGGCGCTGGTCGGCGTGTTCCTCACCGAGAGCCGGGTGCCGCAGGCGCTGGCGCAGTCCATCGCGGAAGTCACCACCAACCCCTACATGGTGCTGCTCCTGCTGAACGTGCTGTTCCTCATCCTCGGCATGTTCCTGCACTCGGCGGCGGCCATCATCCTCACCGTGCCGATCGTCCTGCCCCTGATCCAGCAGGTCGGCATCGACCCGGTGCACTTCGGACTGGTGCTCACGCTGAACCTCGCGATCGGCCAGCAGACCCCGCCCGTGGCTTCGGTGCTGATCGCCGCGTGTTCGATCGCCAAGGCCGACATCTGGCAAACCACCAAGGCCAATCTCGGCTTCCTGCTGGTCCTGGTAACGGTGCTGCTGATCTGCACCTACGTGCCCTGGTTCGCTCTGGCGCCGACGCAGTGGTTCTACGGCGATCCCACCATCGGAATGATGCCGACGAACTAGGTCCGCCGACATCGGCAACCAAACGTGCACCTTGCCCCCCTCCCCGGCCGCCATGCCGGGGAGGTTTTTTTATGCTCCAGCAACCGCTTCCAGTTCGCGAAGAGGGAGACCCCGCGTCACGCCTGCCCCGGACCAATGGCGACGGACAAACGCGTCTCATCGGGGCTCCAGGCGCCGCCGATACCGCCCGCCTCTCGTCATCCGCCGCCGTCAGGCCTCACAGGCAGAGGCCCGCCCAGTCTGAGGACGTCCATCCCTGCAAGACACGGCCGGCGGGCCGCGCGACACACCAACGTCTTGACTTCCCCATCCTCGCCAGCAACGAAAAAGGGGCCGCCGGCACACGACCGGCGGCCCCCTCACATCACGGCAAATGGCCGCGAGCGCGATCCTACTCGGCGGCTTCCAGCTCTCGGGCG comes from the Ancylobacter pratisalsi genome and includes:
- a CDS encoding nucleoside deaminase; the encoded protein is MTADDEKFMTRAIALSEKTSLVDSAGGVFGCVIVQDGEIIGEGANRVVAENDPTWHGEIDAIRKACKKVGSFKLTNATLYTSAEPCPMCMAACYWAGIERVFYASTNMDALEYGDFDDSMIYQELKKPVSERSITCVQIMQPEAVEVWKKYKNKEDRVPY
- a CDS encoding antibiotic biosynthesis monooxygenase, with translation MTAELASAAVSAVATRVALREGAEPQFADWQASFTRHASSFDGFLSIEFIPAYAGAMLWQVVQRFTSHGALDAWMADAARAGLLAGLSPLRPAGVDDLVEEAAPDFHAVAAVTEVITTNVEPGRQADFLAWAESVQAVQARFPGYMGTLVQAPLSADLPYWTTLVRFATPEALDTWVNSPERGALLDKSDPHISRWHSHRLPAGFGEWFAPPGAGASPAAWKQTALVLMALFPVVMLEIRFLSPYLAGLPIAAATFIGNAISVSLVSWPLVGLVRACMKWWLQPAPEHRALIEGVGVLVLFAVYASELVLLSLLFP
- a CDS encoding BA14K family protein, encoding MKKIMIALTAAVVSVTSSAVPSFAAPLGLNAVSTPQSNVEQVRAPRGYYYRGGRHYYNGHRGYNYYRPGYRRYNGWWYPAGAFAAGALIGGAIGGAVASPPPARYVVPSGNAHIRWCAANYRSYRAYDNTYQPYNGPRRQCVSPY
- a CDS encoding glycosyltransferase family 2 protein, which translates into the protein MRVSIVIPAYNETGNIARLVAETLQVVPDECLGEIIVVDDFSDDATGDEVKSLAASHGGLRYLRHASRAGQSAALRTGILAARFPVIATMDGDGQNDPADIASLVARLAAPGTDGPALVGGIRAKRRATGSRRIASILANRLRDFLLKDDCPDTGCGIKVFWREAFLRLPYFSGMHRYLPALFISYGRDVAYAPVGDRPRLAGQSKYTNFGRALIGIYDLVGVSWLRRRTIVPLIAEDSDVAIPLRNGPSQANEAMVPSVDDKAPTGTL
- a CDS encoding lipid-A-disaccharide synthase N-terminal domain-containing protein yields the protein MTFSLTPWLMIGFVGQALFTMRFLVQWIASERARRSVVPVAFWGFSMGGGMTLLAYAIYRQDPVFMVGQAAGLLIYSRNIYFVLRERSGRAGAPAEAEPGS
- a CDS encoding ArnT family glycosyltransferase produces the protein MSEAARLGADDGARAPRSSLVGVDGEASIWRARLFLVLFFLACVLPGFFTLPVIDRDEARFAQATRQMVESGDFITPRLGAEPRFKKPIGIYWLQSTAVELTGLGAHAPIWAYRIPSLLAACLAILLTHAIGVRLFGARAAFWAGALLAACVVLGGEARLAKTDATLLACAVAGQLALARLYVARGEKVSLGWPLLFWGAMGAAILVKGPIAPMLAAFTAIGVSLWDRDWRWLRVLRPVLGVPLMLVIVLPWLIAIAMHSGTDFFHEAIGKDLLGKVATGQESHGAPPGAHLAAFLVIFWPGAALAVSALPWVWTNRRTPAVRFCLAWIVPFWIVFEITATKLPHYTLPTYPAIALLAGAALASGRLDQPSWWMRTLVVMAALGGVLAGVGLVGAFYWFEAAVSVEAVALALLAAAIGAIVVWQALGAGMTSAYRVLLAQAVVLYTLGFGVVAPRLEALWVSPRLAAAIAADVDCVHPQAMVSGFSEASLLFNIGTNTLTGDGAQAADFLAEPGCRVAVVDTRQRARFDARMAELGRTARSLDTVNGVNLGNGRLLSLDLLVAPQGAGTKGP
- a CDS encoding GlcG/HbpS family heme-binding protein produces the protein MPDLSLNAAQTILSTALDHCRKGNFKPMAVVVLDARGAVKAAATEDGTSLKRFEVAHGKAYGALSLGMGSRSIFKRAKEQAFFVAAISHVAGGALVPVPGGVLIRDSGGAVIGAVGISGDTSENDEAAASAGIAAAGLTADPGAD
- a CDS encoding TRAP transporter substrate-binding protein, producing MIRLARIVSAVAGTVLLASVATAEPIEIKLGHVGEPGSLFDQTSQEFAKRANEKLGDKAKVVVYGSSQLGNDGELLKKLKLGTVDLALPSTVMTTVAPEFGVFEMPYLVKDRDHAAKIREAVINPVLIPIAKEKGYEILATWENGFRQITNNTRPIVKPEDLKGIKLRTPKGVWRVRMFQAYGATPSPMALSEVFVALQTGVMDGQENPLAQIYPSRFQEVQKYLSMSGHVYTPAYLTAGRSWSRLPPDVQKTLAETAIEMQPVALEIAANLDKELLGKLKDAGMQVNEVDKAAFIAASKPVYEQFAAEVPGGQKLIDDSLALGKGS
- a CDS encoding TRAP transporter small permease — its product is MLAIKRIYDRILEVIAAVLMAGLTIIIVLGFVFRALGLSLVWYDEIASIGLCWLTYYGSALAALRGAHIGFPGIVNAFPPGLRVAATIFAEIVVLAFFGIVTVTGLEVLDILQGDTLVSLPSVSLVVTQSVIPITAVLIIIAELLRFPEVLAAARGAGFEDHELKEALETINEPSSASTGAAR
- a CDS encoding TRAP transporter large permease, which encodes MTGTIGFMFLGLFGMVLLNVPIAIALGMVAVIAIWVSQGADMLPNVALVMFEGATNFPLLAIPLFILAGGIMNSSSISRRLVNLASAMLGFIRGGLAMVTIGSSMFFAEISGSAVAGVAALGSLLIPAMKSRGYSKEFAAAISSSSASLAIILPPSIPMILYAVMAQVSVVKMFISGLLPGLLGGVGLAAASWYYAVKNDFPVEQRFAWSRLATAFREALWALMLPVIILGGIFGGFVTATEGAAVAVLAALFISIVVYRELNFKALYRALIDSALQTAVVMLLVAASALVGVFLTESRVPQALAQSIAEVTTNPYMVLLLLNVLFLILGMFLHSAAAIILTVPIVLPLIQQVGIDPVHFGLVLTLNLAIGQQTPPVASVLIAACSIAKADIWQTTKANLGFLLVLVTVLLICTYVPWFALAPTQWFYGDPTIGMMPTN